In the Cellvibrio sp. KY-GH-1 genome, CATACGCGGGTTGGGTCAAAGCGAAACCCAATGCCGCCCCCATAAAGGGGGCGGTGCAGGGGCTGGCGACAACCGCCGCCAGCACGCCGGTAAAGAAAGAGCCGCTCAACCCGGATTTTTGCGTCAAATTTTGCCCGATACCCATCAGTCCGCCGCCGAAATGAATCACTCCAGACATGCTTAGTCCCATCACGAAAAACAGATAGGTCAGCGCAGCTATCAAGCCGGGCGATTGCAGCTGGAAGCCCCAGCCAATTGCTTCGCCGCCTTTGCGTGCCAGTAATAGCGCTATCGCGAATCCGACAAAGCAAGCCACTATCCCCAAGGTGTACACCCAGCCGTGCATGGCCAGGCGCGACCGATCAGCGGCTGCCAGGCTCATTACCTTGATAGAGAGCACCGGGAAAACGCAGGGCATCAGGTTCAGGATGACGCCGCCCAGCAAAGCAAAAATCACTGCTTGTAACAGCCAGATAGATTCTGTGGGGGAGTTAGTTGCGGACGGGGGTGGTGGTGTTGCTAAATCACTTGCCGCGGCAGCATTGGTGGCTTCACTGGAGATTGGCATGGCTGCCGCAGTAGATTGCTCAACCACCAAGGCATTGGCGGGGTCAATAGCCAGGGTTTTCTTTTGTGGTGGGTAGCAAAGCCCCGCATCGGCGCAGCCTTGATATTCTAGCTTGAGTACAAATGGTTTAGCGATTCCGTTAAGGTCAAAGCTGGCGCTCACCTCATGGTAGTGCACCATGGTCTCGCGCTCGAACAACTCGTCGTACTTCATTTTACCCGCTGTATAAACGGGGTTGAGGCTAATGCCTTCGTCGGCTTTGAATTTGAATCGCTCTTCATAGAGGTAATAGCGATCGGCGATCTTCCAATGTAGCAATAGCTTTCCCTGCTCTATGGAAAAGGTGGGAACAAATGCCTGAGCTACGGGCAGAAACTCATCTTGCGCGGCGATTTTATTGTCCAGCGAGACCGGGGATTGGTTAAAGCTCTGGCTTTTGGGTGCGAAAGGGTCATCAGCGGCATTGGCGCAAAGGCATGTAACCAGCAGCCAGGATTGCAGTGAGAGGGAAATCAGGCGTGAAAGCATAGTCAGTTTCTTTAGAGTAATGATGGTTTCCGGGTGTCTGCGAGGCAGAGTTACAGTAACATACGCGACCCTATGGACACTGGGCAATGGCTATCATTCCCTGGATGTCGCGATTTCGTGAAAATTTTATTTGCCTGTTCTGTGCTGCTGTAAAGTCATCAACAATTGCCGGTGTTGCTACAGCAAGTGTTGTTTATCAGCAAGTCGGTATTTTTTGGACAGGTTTCCCAAGAGATGTTTTCCTATGTCGAGCATTGTTTTTCGTTGCGCGTTGTTAATTGTTGTTGGATTGGGGTTGGAGGGTTGCCAAACACCTTTCTGGATGAATAAGAAAAAAACTCCGCCCCCCCCACCGCCTGCACCCGTCGTGCAAGCGCCAGCGCCGCTCACCAAAGAGCAGCAGGTGGTTAAAATGCTGATTCTTAATGGCGAATACACATTGTCACAAAACATGTTGCTGACGCCGAAAAACGACAATGCATACGATTATTTTCGCGCGGCACTCAAGTTGGACCCGAATAACCAGCGTGCAAAAGGTGGCTTGCAGGGGATTGTAATGCGCTATGTAGATCTTGCTCGGCAGGCGGCGGCGCGCGGTAATTATTCGCAGGCGACCACCATGCTGAATAATGCACGTAGTGTTGATCCAACCAATTTGCTCATTAAAGAAGTGTCAGATGGGCTCAGCGAACAAATTAAATCAGCGCCTCCGGTAGAACCTTATCGCGGCGGTGCTCATGAATTTCTACTGGATGCGAGTCTGGTAGGGAAAGATGATCCCAAAATTCTTGCGCGAATTGCCGAAGTGACTAACAAAGTGAAAGAGACAAATAGTCTGGCGATGATCATTGCGCGCACCGATGTTGAGGGCCGTTGGATCTACCAGAAAATGCGCGAAGCGGCACCCGGTTATCGTGTGCGTGGTGACATAAAACTCGGTAGCCCTGTGCGCATTATTCTGGAGCCAGTTGCGCAATAATTTTTTTAGCATTAGATTTTCGAAAGCAATTCAATCCATATTGCCGCCAAAAAATATAAGCCAACACTAAAGACGAGTGACCGCACCAATACCTGGTTGATAGTTAAATGCACGAGTGTGTGAATGTATCTGGAAATAACAAAGCCCCAGACATTAAACACGAGCGCGTCACTCGTATAACCTAAGCTAAAAGCAAGGACCCAGGCCGCAATAAAAATAGGTGGGAGCTGGAATAAATTGTTCAGGTTATTCGTTGTTTTGGTAACGTACGCTGGCTCTTTACTGATGTGAAACGTTTCATAATGAGACAGCTTTACCTCACCACATTTAACCGCCCACATGCGACATGCAAACGCCACAACGAACATTGATGTCATTAAAATAAGTAGTAATGCTAGTGGTTCCTTCATTCTTATTGCTCTCTTGCTTTTTTAAACTGAGGCTGCGCACTATAAATCTATAGCTGCCTGCTTGCCATATGATCCCATGACTTGAAATTAGTGTAGGTCTAGGTTTGCGGGGTTATTGGTACCTGAATCCCCCAGCTTTTTTTGTTATCCTTTGCGCCTGTTTTTGGGGTTGGCCAGCTTATGCGTATTCTCTATTCCTGTGTTTTCTATTTGTTGTTGCCGTTTATTTTATTGCGCCTTGTTTGGCGCTCTTTTGCGGCACCCGCTTATGCGCGCCGTTGGGCTGAGCGGTTTGGCTTTTTTCCGCATCTGCGCACAACTAAAAAGGTGATTTGGTTGCATACGGTGTCGGTCGGTGAGTTTTTAGCGGCACTGCCGATGATTCGCCGGTTGCTGGCTGATGAGTCCCTGCAGTTGGTAATTACCACTACCACCCCCACAGGCTCCGAACGGGTGAGGGCGACTTTGGGAGATGCAGTCTTTCATGTATATGCGCCTTATGATGTGCCCGATGTACTGGCCCGGTTTTTTGCCCGTATCAACCCTGCCATTTATCTGGTGATGGAAACCGAGTTGTGGCCGAATACCCTGGCTACTTGCGCGCGCCGAAAAATTCCCGCGCTATTAATTAACGGACGTTTGTCTGAGCGATCAGCCCGCGGTTATGCGCGTTTTTCTGCGCTGACTGCGCCGATGTTAAATAATTTGACGTTAGCCTTGATCCAGAATACGACTGACGCGGCAAGGTTTACCCAGCTCGGCTTGCCTGAGGCCAAACTGCGTGTGACGGGGAATATCAAATTTGATTTAACACTTACCGATGAGCTGCGTGCGCGCGCCGCTGATTTGAAAGCAAAATTCAATGTAGCAAGTGAACGACTCGTATGGATTGCTGCCAGCACTCATCAGGGTGAAGATGAAATTATCCTCGATGCTTTTTCTGCAGTGCGCAATAAATTGGGTGATAACGCGCATTCGTTATTATTGATTTTGGTTCCGCGTCACCCGGAGCGATTTGAACGAGTAGGGCAGTTGTGCGAATCGCGCGGTTTTAGCACCATGCGTCGCAGTCGCGCTGAGATTTCGGCGGATATGGATATTCTGCTGGGTGATACAATGGGTGAGTTAATGCTGCTGTTTGGTGCCAGTGATATTGCGTTCGTGGGCGGTAGCCTGGTGCCCAATGGTGGGCATAATTTTATTGAGCCAGCGGCTTGGGGGTTACCTTTATTAAGTGGCGAGCATCTGTTTAATTTTGCGGAGGTATCAGCGCTCTTACATGCAGCTGATGGGTTGGCGATTGTTCATAGTAGCGATGAGCTGGCGGCCAGTGTGTACGAGTTGGTCGTTGATGCTAAATTGCGTAAGTGCAAAGGCGAAAATGCGTTGCGGGTTGCGGTGGAGAATCGCGGTGCATTGGATAAAACCTTCGCACACATCAATACGGTATTGAAGTAACCTGGCGCGGCCAAAAGGAAAAATAAAAAACGCCGGGGGCCTGAATTTCCCCGGCGTTTTTATTGCTACTTTTAATTAATCTGCGCAGAAACTACAAATTAATAAAAATTTCCGATTTTAAAAATCTACTCATTAATAATTCGTAATTCCCGAACTAGTGCAGCTAGCCCACTTGCCTATGCAAATAGAACCGGCGTTGCGCAAACGGCTATTGGTAATTTTTGCGGTGCTGGTGGAGCTATCGGTACGGAAAATACCTTCGCCCATGTTGGAGATTTGGCAGCGGTCTACACTGACGGCAATTTTGAAGGTGGTGCCACCGTTTTGCCGAAGGAATTTACCCATACTGTCTACCACGCAATTGGAAACATTCAGCGTAGATGCCGCATTCACCTGGATAAATTTATCTGAACCCGCGTATCCAGATATATTTTTCACATTTACAGTGCCTGAGGATTTAATGGTCATTGCATCCTCTCCCACATTGGTCCAGCGAATATTATCGATGGTGCCGCCATTGTAAAAATGAATGCCGTCGGCTGCGTTATTGCCAAGCACTACATTTTTGAGCGTTGCGCCGTTCTCGACACGAAATACCGGCTTTTGACTTTCGCTTTGGCTGCCGTCACCCAATGCACTGGTTGCGTTAAATACTTTGCAACCGCCATCGTACGTGCCGCTTGAAACAACTATCGTTGCGCTTACATTAACGGTACTGCCACCTGAGCCGCAGGTTGCGCCGGTAATGCTGCCAGTCGAGCCACCGCTACTACTGTTACTTCCGGAAGATGATGGTGTAGAAGATGTAGTGCCGCCGGAACCCGATGTCGGAATAGAGCATTCTTTTACCGATTTGGACGGGTTTGGGTCAGAACCAAAAGTGGCAACGCTACAACTAAAACTGCCGCTTAAAATTTTATAAACAAATTTGTCGGCAGCGCCAAAGGCAACATTGGTTGCGCTGCTCACGGAGCAGGTTTCGCCAATTTTGCAAATGGTAACGTAGCCCTCTGGGCGATTGGATGCAGAAAATGCGCTGGCAGCGCAGCCGAGCAATGCGGTGGTGATAAATAAATTTTTTAGCATGATTACAATCTCGTCAAGTTATAGGAAAGATAAAAAGACGGATTGACCGAAACAAAGTAAGTCTGAATCTTCAGGGGAATTACCGCTTTCCAGAAATACAGGTACAGACTTTTTTATAGTTATTAGTGCTCTTGGTACGGCGAAAAGCAAAATCACTATACGTATTTTTTACTGGAATGGAATTTCTTTACCAGACAGATATCGTTTTTGTGAACGAGTGTACGCTACTGCAATGATTTGAGTGTCACTACAGTAGATTGGCATTTTCAATTTTTTTAGTTTAAAAATTGTTTCCAATTAATACGTGATTGTGTGATAACCGCAGAATTTTTTAGAAGTAATTGTGCATTTTTATTGTGAATCAGTGACTGGTATTCCTGAGTACCGTCGCCGTTATCCCAGCTTGACCAACTCATCCAATAAGCCATGGCAGGGTATTTTTGTTGTAGTTGCTGGCCGTAACGCTGAGTGTCCAGCTCCCCTCTACGGCTGAGGGGGCCGCCGGCGACGGGGCCAAATTCCGCTATAGCGATAGGTTTATTAAATT is a window encoding:
- a CDS encoding pectate lyase; translated protein: MLKNLFITTALLGCAASAFSASNRPEGYVTICKIGETCSVSSATNVAFGAADKFVYKILSGSFSCSVATFGSDPNPSKSVKECSIPTSGSGGTTSSTPSSSGSNSSSGGSTGSITGATCGSGGSTVNVSATIVVSSGTYDGGCKVFNATSALGDGSQSESQKPVFRVENGATLKNVVLGNNAADGIHFYNGGTIDNIRWTNVGEDAMTIKSSGTVNVKNISGYAGSDKFIQVNAASTLNVSNCVVDSMGKFLRQNGGTTFKIAVSVDRCQISNMGEGIFRTDSSTSTAKITNSRLRNAGSICIGKWASCTSSGITNY
- a CDS encoding MAPEG family protein; the encoded protein is MKEPLALLLILMTSMFVVAFACRMWAVKCGEVKLSHYETFHISKEPAYVTKTTNNLNNLFQLPPIFIAAWVLAFSLGYTSDALVFNVWGFVISRYIHTLVHLTINQVLVRSLVFSVGLYFLAAIWIELLSKI
- a CDS encoding protein-disulfide reductase DsbD, whose protein sequence is MLSRLISLSLQSWLLVTCLCANAADDPFAPKSQSFNQSPVSLDNKIAAQDEFLPVAQAFVPTFSIEQGKLLLHWKIADRYYLYEERFKFKADEGISLNPVYTAGKMKYDELFERETMVHYHEVSASFDLNGIAKPFVLKLEYQGCADAGLCYPPQKKTLAIDPANALVVEQSTAAAMPISSEATNAAAASDLATPPPPSATNSPTESIWLLQAVIFALLGGVILNLMPCVFPVLSIKVMSLAAADRSRLAMHGWVYTLGIVACFVGFAIALLLARKGGEAIGWGFQLQSPGLIAALTYLFFVMGLSMSGVIHFGGGLMGIGQNLTQKSGLSGSFFTGVLAAVVASPCTAPFMGAALGFALTQPAYVCITIFAALGFGMALPLLLLCYLPALANRLPKPGAWMDNIKQLLAFPLYLSAIWLLWVYGRQTSVTGMATLTTGAVLIAFGCWLWGKQTTGLWQIIRRLLMTASWLIALSFLWQTSVTTEKTQQTAGRWQPYSPELLGELRAQGRPVFINLTADWCLTCLANERVALHTESVEKVFDELNVATLKGDWTNTDPKITVLLQEYGRSGVPLYLWFPADRAGKADVLPQLLTPDLITRQLKGQKN
- the waaA gene encoding lipid IV(A) 3-deoxy-D-manno-octulosonic acid transferase; its protein translation is MRILYSCVFYLLLPFILLRLVWRSFAAPAYARRWAERFGFFPHLRTTKKVIWLHTVSVGEFLAALPMIRRLLADESLQLVITTTTPTGSERVRATLGDAVFHVYAPYDVPDVLARFFARINPAIYLVMETELWPNTLATCARRKIPALLINGRLSERSARGYARFSALTAPMLNNLTLALIQNTTDAARFTQLGLPEAKLRVTGNIKFDLTLTDELRARAADLKAKFNVASERLVWIAASTHQGEDEIILDAFSAVRNKLGDNAHSLLLILVPRHPERFERVGQLCESRGFSTMRRSRAEISADMDILLGDTMGELMLLFGASDIAFVGGSLVPNGGHNFIEPAAWGLPLLSGEHLFNFAEVSALLHAADGLAIVHSSDELAASVYELVVDAKLRKCKGENALRVAVENRGALDKTFAHINTVLK
- a CDS encoding lipopolysaccharide assembly protein LapB — encoded protein: MSSIVFRCALLIVVGLGLEGCQTPFWMNKKKTPPPPPPAPVVQAPAPLTKEQQVVKMLILNGEYTLSQNMLLTPKNDNAYDYFRAALKLDPNNQRAKGGLQGIVMRYVDLARQAAARGNYSQATTMLNNARSVDPTNLLIKEVSDGLSEQIKSAPPVEPYRGGAHEFLLDASLVGKDDPKILARIAEVTNKVKETNSLAMIIARTDVEGRWIYQKMREAAPGYRVRGDIKLGSPVRIILEPVAQ